From Pyramidobacter piscolens W5455:
CTCAAGGGCTTCGCGCGGCCGAGGGAAAGGGGAGCGTCACGGTCGTGCAGCAGGACGAACAGAAAACGTCGCACCTCTGGTGCGACGAGCTGTCCTATTCCCGCGAGGCCGACACGCTGACGGGGGCCGGCAACGCCAAAATTCACGTGCAGTCCAAAAGCGGCAGGACCAGAGAGACGACGATCGAATGCGAAAAACTCGTCTACTCCGTGGGCGGCAACGTCGTGACGGCGACGGGCAACGCCCGGGCCGTGCAGGACGGCCGCCGCATCAGCGCCCAGACGCTGATCTACCATCCCGACACCGGACGGCTCGAGGCCAAAGGAACGCCGCGCATCTCCGTGGACTTGACGAATCTGAAACCGTCGCCGCGAACGCCCGCGAAGAACGGCGCTCCTGCCGCGGGAAGCGAAAAAGGCGGCAAGAAATGAGCGCCGTCAAAACGCTGAGCGCGACGGGGCTGAACAAGAGCTTCAAAAAACGCCACGTCGTCAACGACGTCAGCCTCGAGTTCAGCACCGGCGAGGTGGTGGGCCTGCTCGGCCCCAACGGCGCCGGCAAGACGACGAGCTTTTACATGATCGTCGGCCTGATCGAGGCCGATTCGGGCGTCGTCAAGATCGACGACCGCGACATCACGGGACTGCACGTGTACCAGCGCGCCCGCTGCGGCATCGGTTATCTGCCGCAGGAAGCCTCGGTGTTCCGCAGCCTGTCCGTGCGCGACAACATCGATCTGGTGCTTCAGGAGCGCGGCATCGAGGCGGGGCGGCGCCGGCAGATCGTTGACGAGCTGGTGGAGGAATTCGGTCTGACGGCTCTCGTCGACGTGATGGGCTATTCGCTTTCCGGCGGCGAGCGCCGCCGGCTTGAGGTGGCGCGAACGTTGGCGCTCGATCCCGATTTCATCCTGCTTGACGAGCCGTTCGCCGGCATCGACCCGATCGCGGTCGGCGACATTCAGCAGATCGTGAAAACCCTGAAGGACAAGGGTTACGGCATCATGATCACCGACCACAACGTGCGCGACACGCTGGCCATCACCGACCGCGCCTACATCATCTATCAGGGCGAGATCAAGGTGAAGGGAACGTCCGCGGAGATCGCCGACGATCCCTTTGCGAGAAAATATTATCTGGGCGATTCGTTTCGTCTTGATTGAAGAGGCGGTTCCGGTTTATTCGAGCGCGGCGATCTCGTCGAGCCGTCCCTCGGCGATCCATGCGGCGCACGCCTGCGCCGCCCGGGCCGCGGCGGGCGTGAGCCCGATGCCGAAATCGACGCTCTGCGGCTGGATGGCGACGACCCAGGCTTCGCAGTCAGGCGGCAGCGTGCCGGCCAAAAGCTGCGGCAGCGGCAGATCGTGGCTGGTGAAGGAAGGATCGTCGACGCGCGTCAGCGAAAAACGTCGCAGGCTTCCGGGCGGCAGTCCCATGTCGGAGGCGTCGATCAGCAGGAAACGGCGCGGCCGTTCCCCTTCGAGCGTGGCGAGGTAATTGGCGGGCGCCAGCTCGCAGCGGCGCAGCGAAAAGTTCGGCAGTTTCTTTTCGCCGAGCAGACGCACGACCTCGAGCCCGGCGGCGTCGTCGCGCAGCAGGGGATTGCCGAGACCCCAGACGGTGGTATGGATTCTCATATTCTTGCGGCCCCTTTCGATTGGCCGGCCCGAAACGGAAATGTTCTACGTGGAACATTCCGTTTCGGCAGTTCGAGTCTCTTTTGTGGAAAATCCGCGAAAACACGCATGAGAGCGGGAGAAACTTTATGGCAAGCGAAAAATCGGGAAACATGATCCGCAACGCCCTGACGATGATGATCGGCACGTTTTCAAGCCGCGTTCTCGGGCTGCTGCGCGAGGTGATCACCGCGGCGTATTTCGGCGCCGGGCGGTCGCTGGACGCTTTTTTCGTGGCCTACACCGTCGCCAATCTCGGCCGACAGCTGTTGGCCGAGGGCGCGCTGTCGGCCTCCTTTGTGCCGGTGTTCTCGCAGGTTCTGGAGCGGGACGGGCATCGCTGCGCCGAGCGTCTGGCCCGTCAGGCGCTGACGGTGATCCTCGGCGCCGGCGCGCTGGCGGTGGCCGCCGGCATCGTGTTCAGCCCGCAGCTGATCGCCCTGATCGCGCCGGGCTTCGCGGGCGAAAAGAAAATTCTGGCGGTGACGATGACGCGGCAGCTTTTTCCGTTCCTGCTGCTGATTTCCGTCGCTGCGCTGGCGATGGGGGCGCTCAACAGCCTGAACTGCTTTTTCGTGCCGGCGCTCGCCCCCGCGCTCAGCAACGCCGTCTATATTATGACCGTCCTGTTCTGCGCGTCAAGATTCGGCGTGGAAAGCCTGGTCGGCGCGGTGCTTTTGGGCGGCGCGGCGCAGCTGGCGTTCCAGTGGTGGTGGGCGGCCTCCCGCAAGGGCATGCTGCTGGCGCCCGCCCGTCCGGATTGGCAGGATCCGGATCTTCGGCGCATGCTGGCACTGTTTCTGCCCTACGCGGCCGGGCTGTCGCTGAATCAGGTCAATCCCGTGCTGGGGCGGTTGTTCGGTTCGTTCCTGTCCGACGGTTCCATCTCCATGCTGAACTATTCGAACCGCGTCATCCAGCTGCCGCTCGGCCTGGTGGTGATCGCCATTTCGCAGGCGGTGCTGCCGGAACTGGCGCGCTGCGTGCGGCAGGGCGACGAGGTCTTTGCGGGCACGCTGCGCGACGCGCTGCGTTTCGCGCTGTTCGTGATCGTGCCGGTAACTCTGGGCATGCTGCTCGTGGCTGGCGAGGCTGTGAACTTTCTGTTTTTCCGCGGCGCTTTCGGCGTGGAAGCGTGGCGCGGCACGGCTTCGACGCTTTTTTACGCGGCGCTGGGACTGCCGGGCATGGCCTGTTCGACGGTGCTGATGCGCGCGCTTTTCGCCCGTTCGCTGCCGCGCGCGGCGATGACGATGACGGCCGCCAGCGTGGCGGGCACGCTGCTGTTCTCGGCGGCGCTGGTGTTCCCCATGGAGATGGACGGCATCGCGCTGGCGAGTTCGCTGGCGTTCACGTTTTCGAGCGGTGTCGGCGTGGCGTTGCTGCGTCGTGCCATGTCGGCGCCGCTGCGGTTGTTTTCAGGCGGCTGGCTGGCGAAGATCGCCGCGGCCTGTGCGGCGACCGCGGCCGTGGGGCTGGCCTGGCGGGCGCTGTGGCGCTATCCGGCTGAGGCGTCTCTGCTGTGGCGGGGCGTCTGGCTCGTCGGGATCGCCGCGGCATGCGCGGCCGTTTACGGCGTTGCGACGTTGAAGCTGAAATGCGAAGAATGGAATCTGATCTCTCAGGCTCTGCGCCGGAAAGCGCCGCCGGAGAGATGACGCCGGTCTGTTTCGCGGCGCGGATAAAGCGGAGGTGAATTTGCAGTGATGAGGAAGACGATAAAAATTTTGGGGGTGGCGGCGCTTCTGGCGATAGGGGCGGTTTCGGCGCTCGCCGCTTCGAAGAGCAAAGACGAGGAACTGATGAGAGCCCGCTCGGCGCTGCTGTGGATCGGCGGCACGCGCGTCGGCGACCTGATGGTCGGAGCCGACGCCAAGCTGCAGTTCCAGTTCGTGGATCGAACTCTGTCGGCGCGCATCTACGCCGCGCCGAACAACTTTCCCGACGACATCGTCTGGAACGCGTCGTATATCGACAAGGCGGCGCGCGCCAAGTGCAATCTGGTGATCCTCGGCTACCGGGCCGTGAACCGCTGGAACTTCGATCCCGGCAAGCTGACGGTCAACGGCGAACCGCTGCCGGCCGGGCGCATTTACACGAGTCTGCTCTCCAAGGAGACGGGCAATCTGGCGCCCGATACGCAGGACGCGATCGCCTTCGGCGTGCTGCGTTCGCAGTCGCGCGGCGGCAGCGAGGTCGTTTTCGGTTACGACGGATATTCCGTGAAATTGACGATTCCCGAGAGGTGAGTGAAAATGGCGGGGCATGTGTTCAAGTGCGCGCTCTGCGGCGAGCGGGTCAGTTCCGACGTCCGCCCGGCGCGCTGCCCGAAGTGCGGGGGCAAGGCGTTCGTCCATGAAGAGGGCGAACCGTTGCGGAGAAAGGCAGGCTGCACGGGGTCGTGCGGCGGCTGCAGCGGATGCTGTCACTAGAGAAAGTTTTTCTGACGCTGGGGATCGAAAGCAGCTGCGACGACACGTCGGTGGCGTTGCTCGCAGGGCCGCGGCGCATCCTCAGTTGGAAGATCTCCAGCCAGATCGAACGACACGCGGCGTTTGGCGGCGTCGTCCCGGAGTACGCCTCGCGCATGCATCTGGAAGCGATTCTGCCGCTGACGCAAACCGTGCTCGAAGAAGCCGGCGTCGCCGATCCCGCGAAACAGATCGGCCTCGTGGCGGTGACGCGCGGCCCCGGGTTGATGGGCTCGCTGCTGGTCGGCGTGATGACGGCCAAGGCGTACGCGCAGGCGTGGAACGTTCCCGTTCTCGGCGTCAATCATCTGGAAGGGCACATCTACGCCAACGTGGTCGATCACGAAGATTTGCAGTTTCCCTTTTTGTGCATGGTCGTTTCCGGCGGTCACACCGAAATCGTGCTCGTCAGGGGCTGCGGCGAATATGAAATGCTCGGCGCCACGCAGGACGACGCGGCCGGCGAGGCCTTCGACAAAGTGGCCAAGGTGCTCGGCCTGCCCTATCCCGGCGGCCCGGTCATCGACCGTCTGGCCGTTGCGGGCGACGCGGACGCGTTCAGTTTTCCCGACATGGTGCACCATCTGGACGGGTTGAATTTCAGTTTCAGCGGCCTGAAAACGGCGTCGATCAATCAGGTGAACCGCCTGCGCCAGAAGGGCGAAACGGTCCCGCTGGAGGACTTCTGCGCTTCTTTTCAGGCCACGGTGGTGAAGACTTTGATCGTCCGTCTTGAACAGGCCGTGCGGCTGACGGGCGTGACGTCGGTGGCGATCTCCGGTGGCGTGGCGGCCAACAGCGCTTTTCGCCGCGCGGTGGCGGAACACGAAGGCTGGAATCCCTTTCTGCCCTCGAAGATGTTCTGCACCGACAACGCGGTGATGGTGGCCGCGGCCGGCTACGCGGCCTGGCAAAGCGGCCGTCGCGGCGGTCTTGGGCTGGCGCCCGATCCGGCGCTTGATTTCGGCGAAGACGAGGTGGTCGGAGAATGAGGAACGCGCGAAAGAGCAAGGGATTTACGCTGATCGAACTGCTGATCGTGATCACGGTGATCGGCATCCTTTCCGGCAGCGTGATGCTGACGATGGGATCGAGCGCCGATAAGGCCGAAGCGACGCGGATCGTCACCGATCTGCACAGCCTCAAGCTGGCGGCCGGGCTGTATTACGCCGATAACGTCGGCGGCGCGCTCTCGCCCGACATCGCCAGACTGAAAACCTACGTGACCGCGCCGGAAAAGCTGAGCGGCGATCAGTACGAATTTGTCGCCGGAGCCGACGCGGGACAGTGGTTCGTCGGCTACAAGGTCGCGGGGGCCGACGTAGGCGTGCGCGAGAACCTGAAGAAAATGGCCGCCGCCAACGGCTTGCGTGTCGGCACGACCTCGGCGGACACCGACGTGTACGACGGCGGCACGGCGGGCATTTATGTGCGCGTCAAGTGACGCTGGTTCCCGAAAAAGTGGGGAAGGGACGGCCAAGGCTTCGAGAAAAGCCGCCGCTTTTTGCGGCACGCCCGCAGACTGAAAAGGGAAA
This genomic window contains:
- the lptB gene encoding LPS export ABC transporter ATP-binding protein, with translation MSAVKTLSATGLNKSFKKRHVVNDVSLEFSTGEVVGLLGPNGAGKTTSFYMIVGLIEADSGVVKIDDRDITGLHVYQRARCGIGYLPQEASVFRSLSVRDNIDLVLQERGIEAGRRRQIVDELVEEFGLTALVDVMGYSLSGGERRRLEVARTLALDPDFILLDEPFAGIDPIAVGDIQQIVKTLKDKGYGIMITDHNVRDTLAITDRAYIIYQGEIKVKGTSAEIADDPFARKYYLGDSFRLD
- a CDS encoding hydrogenase maturation protease; its protein translation is MRIHTTVWGLGNPLLRDDAAGLEVVRLLGEKKLPNFSLRRCELAPANYLATLEGERPRRFLLIDASDMGLPPGSLRRFSLTRVDDPSFTSHDLPLPQLLAGTLPPDCEAWVVAIQPQSVDFGIGLTPAAARAAQACAAWIAEGRLDEIAALE
- the murJ gene encoding murein biosynthesis integral membrane protein MurJ; translated protein: MASEKSGNMIRNALTMMIGTFSSRVLGLLREVITAAYFGAGRSLDAFFVAYTVANLGRQLLAEGALSASFVPVFSQVLERDGHRCAERLARQALTVILGAGALAVAAGIVFSPQLIALIAPGFAGEKKILAVTMTRQLFPFLLLISVAALAMGALNSLNCFFVPALAPALSNAVYIMTVLFCASRFGVESLVGAVLLGGAAQLAFQWWWAASRKGMLLAPARPDWQDPDLRRMLALFLPYAAGLSLNQVNPVLGRLFGSFLSDGSISMLNYSNRVIQLPLGLVVIAISQAVLPELARCVRQGDEVFAGTLRDALRFALFVIVPVTLGMLLVAGEAVNFLFFRGAFGVEAWRGTASTLFYAALGLPGMACSTVLMRALFARSLPRAAMTMTAASVAGTLLFSAALVFPMEMDGIALASSLAFTFSSGVGVALLRRAMSAPLRLFSGGWLAKIAAACAATAAVGLAWRALWRYPAEASLLWRGVWLVGIAAACAAVYGVATLKLKCEEWNLISQALRRKAPPER
- a CDS encoding regulatory protein → MAGHVFKCALCGERVSSDVRPARCPKCGGKAFVHEEGEPLRRKAGCTGSCGGCSGCCH
- the tsaD gene encoding tRNA (adenosine(37)-N6)-threonylcarbamoyltransferase complex transferase subunit TsaD translates to MLSLEKVFLTLGIESSCDDTSVALLAGPRRILSWKISSQIERHAAFGGVVPEYASRMHLEAILPLTQTVLEEAGVADPAKQIGLVAVTRGPGLMGSLLVGVMTAKAYAQAWNVPVLGVNHLEGHIYANVVDHEDLQFPFLCMVVSGGHTEIVLVRGCGEYEMLGATQDDAAGEAFDKVAKVLGLPYPGGPVIDRLAVAGDADAFSFPDMVHHLDGLNFSFSGLKTASINQVNRLRQKGETVPLEDFCASFQATVVKTLIVRLEQAVRLTGVTSVAISGGVAANSAFRRAVAEHEGWNPFLPSKMFCTDNAVMVAAAGYAAWQSGRRGGLGLAPDPALDFGEDEVVGE
- a CDS encoding type II secretion system protein encodes the protein MRNARKSKGFTLIELLIVITVIGILSGSVMLTMGSSADKAEATRIVTDLHSLKLAAGLYYADNVGGALSPDIARLKTYVTAPEKLSGDQYEFVAGADAGQWFVGYKVAGADVGVRENLKKMAAANGLRVGTTSADTDVYDGGTAGIYVRVK